Proteins from one Podospora pseudoanserina strain CBS 124.78 chromosome 1, whole genome shotgun sequence genomic window:
- a CDS encoding hypothetical protein (EggNog:ENOG503P1HR; COG:S), with protein MSFYAFTPFSFSAIFPNSANISFHTLPKSTSTRTQPAPGRTMSTPRKQQTFTTLHSLYATSGTVTIHSSSSDSPILVPTPSPLDPNDPLSWPPQKKRTAFLSICTFTFLTNFGIGGLTSAFYLISLEFEKSLPETSALLLWPILVLGLFNFFWVPLANYFGKRPVFVLSCGLLFASYIWGALAKSFESLLWSNIVAAFAGSSTEALGAAMVNDLFFVHERGGKMGVYMNFISGGNTVGPLVCGFVVTGLSWRWHKWIAAMLTGINFATVVLMVPETRYHRVEVTGEGGQQVSESEDNGQEKGKVRGDGEQGQQREGIVAVPKKSWVQELSLWSGTPKDDTSLWKMFLRPLPMFAYPCVIYSFLGYAVSLVLTVAVNILNSFVLQAPPYSWSPTVNGLINIPGFIGNLLGSFAGGWLVDKFCDWRSRKNNGVFEPENRLYLCILPLLITGAGCVLFGYGVERTLHWTSLFFGYGMVSFALTAVPTITMAYVSDCLLPVNSDALMLVNGSKNIVAFGFLYGIVPWVEEVGYVECFGTQAGIYVAIIVIGMAVLIPFGARIRYAQAKWRIIL; from the exons ATGTCATTCTACGCCTTCACacccttctctttctccgcCATCTTTCCCAACAGCGCAAATATATCCttccacaccctccccaaatccaccTCTACCCGAACCCAACCCGCACCAGGTAGAACCATGTCAACCCCCCGTAAACAACAAACCTTCACaaccctccactccctctaCGCCACCTCAGGCACAGTAACAATccactcctcttcctcagaCTCCCCAATCCTAGtccccaccccttctccccttgACCCAAACGACCCCTTATCCTGGCCCCCCCAAAAGAAACGcaccgccttcctctccatctgcaccttcaccttcctcacaaATTTTGGCATCGGCGGCCTAACCTCCGCCTTTtacctcatctccctcgaGTTCGAAAAGTCCCTCCCGGAAAcatccgccctcctcctctggccCATCCTCGTCTTGGGCCTCTTTAACTTTTTTTGGGTCCCCCTGGCTAATTACTTTGGTAAACGCCCCGTGTTTGTGCTAAGTTGTGGGTTACTTTTCGCGAGTTACATCTGGGGGGCTTTGGCGAAGAGTTTTGAGAGTTTGCTATGGAGTAATATCGTTGCTGCTTTTGCGGGGAGCTCGACCGAGGCGTTGggggcggcgatggtgaaTGATTTGTTTTTCGTGCATGAGCGcggggggaagatgggggtttATATGAATTTTATTAGTGGGGGGAATACGGTTGGCCCGTTGGTTTGTGGGTTTGTTGTTACT GGGTTGAGTTGGAGGTGGCACAAGTGGATTGCTGCTATGCTGACTGGGATTAACTTTGCGactgtggtgttgatggtgccTGAGACGAGATATCACAGGGTTGAAGTGACCGGAGAGGGGGGGCAGCAAGTGTCGGAGAGCGAAGATAACGGGCAGGAGAAGGGCAAGGTGAGAGGTGACGGTGAACAGGGACAGCAGAGGGAGGGAATAGTCGCGGTTCCGAAGAAGAGCTGGGTTCAGGAGTTGAGTTTGTGGTCTGGGACGCCAAAGGATGACACGAGCTTGTGGAAGATGTTCTTGAGGCCGCTGCCAATGTTTGCGTATCCGTGTGTTATTTACTCGTTCCTCGGGTACGCAGTGTCATTGGTGTTGACGGTGGCTGTCAACATTCTCAACTCGTTTGTGCTCCAGGCGCCGCCATACTCGTGGTCACCAACGGTTAACGGGCTGATCAATATTCCCGGGTTCATCGGGAATCTCCTTGGCAGCTTTGCAGGCGGTTGGCTTGTCGATAAGTTTTGCGACTGGAGAAGCAGGAAGAACAATGGGGTGTTTGAACCGGAGAATAGGTTGTATCTCTGCATACTTCCGCTGCTGATTACCGGAGCCGGTTGCGTCTTGTTCGGGTATGGAGTCGAGAGAACACTCCATTGGACCTCATTATTCTTCGGCTACGGAATGGTGTCATTTGCGCTCACAGCAGTCCCCACGATTACGATGGCATATGTGTCAGATTGTCTACTGCCAGTTAACTCGGATGCTTTGATGCTTGTCAACG GGAGCAAAAATATTGTTGCTTTTGGATTTCTTTACGGAATCGTGCCATgggttgaagaggttggcTATGTCGAATGCTTTGGAACTCAAGCAGGAATATATGTTGCTATTATTGTAATAGGAATGGCGGTTTTAATCCCATTTGGCGCTAGAATCAGATATGCCCAGGCAAAGTGGAGGATTATCTTGTAA
- the RPC34 gene encoding 34-kDa subunit of RNA polymerase III (C) (EggNog:ENOG503P1SA; BUSCO:EOG092646WF; COG:K) yields the protein MAAPNSEADQAKLQIFKDELYDTIREHGSETRVFSQADLKGLGVIPNNDVRILVDVIQMLTNEKLLIGVHLPGGELGWKWRSREDAKKYTSLPDEPTRLVYGEIDQAGQDGVWIRHIKLRINIQDATLKACIKFLESKGFISSMTNVEMPNRKMYIRADLKPSERATGGPWFTDGELDEAFIKVIEGIIFEYIKTRSAYFSRGTVLPQRQPKKGVVTGDARGVKRTATDISNDDATPAPAPATKAAPPPPKGKPMYLPMPAGYKKYPTVNDITEFIHNQKVSTAMLGVADIQALVDVLVFDGLIEPIQVHNRKGYRVVRPTKQDTVSYAKRQQDRESHPESGDIVLGPPPLSSAVTEAPCGKCPVFELCQEGGPVAPSTCVYFQEWLGLKEPAVATANGTAPP from the exons ATGGCGGCGCCAAATTCCGAGGCCGACCAGGCCAAGCTCCAGATCTTCAAAGATGAGCTTTACGATACTATCAGGGAACATGGCAGCGAAACCCGTGTCTTCAGCCAGGCCGACCTCAAGGGTTTGGGCGTCATCCCCAACAACGACGTCAGGATACTTGTCGATGTCATTCAGATGCTCACCAATGAAAAGCTCCTCATTGGTGTTCATTTACCGGGCGGAGAACTGGGTTGGAAATGGCGAAGCAGAGAGGATGCCAAGAA GTATACCTCCCTTCCAGACGAACCGACCAGGCTCGTATACGGCGAAATCGACCAAGCCGGCCAAGACGGTGTCTGGATCCGCCATATCAAACTCCGAATCAACATCCAAGATGCCACCCTCAAGGCCTGCATCAAGTTCCTCGAGTCCAAAGGGTTCATCTCATCCATGACTAACGTCGAGATGCCCAACCGGAAGATGTACATCAGAGCCGACCTCAAACCCTCCGAGCGCGCAACCGGCGGTCCTTGGTTCACAGACGGTGAGCTAGACGAAGCCTTTATCAAAGTCATCGAAGGTATCATTTTCGAGTACATCAAGACCCGCAGCGCATACTTTTCCAGGGGCACGGTCCTCCCTCAAAGACAACCAAAGAAGGGCGTAGTTACCGGGGATGCCAGAGGTGTCAAGAGAACAGCGACTGACATCTCCAACGACGACGCGACACCCGCCCCTGCTCCAGCGACAAAGgctgcccctccaccgccaaagGGCAAGCCAATGTACCTCCCCATGCCGGCCGGGTATAAGAAATACCCTACCGTCAACGATATCACAGAGTTTATCCACAACCAAAAGGTCAGCACTGCTATGCTCGGTGTTGCGGACATCCAGGCGTTGGTCGACGTGCTGGTATTTGACGGCCTGATTGAGCCGATCCAAGTCCACAATCGTAAGGGGTACAGGGTGGTGCGGCCAACAAAGCAGGACACGGTATCGTATGCCAAGCGGCAGCAGGACCGAGAATCGCATCCAGAATCGGGGGATATCGTGTTAGGCCCTCCGCCGCTGAGCAGCGCAGTGACTGAGGCACCGTGCGGTAAATGCCCGGTGTTTGAACTGTGCCAGGAGGGTGGACCAGTTGCGCCGAGCACGTGTGTTTACTTTCAGGAGTGGTTGGGCTTGAAAGAGCCTGCTGTTGCTACTGCCAACGGAACGGCTCCACCATGA
- a CDS encoding hypothetical protein (EggNog:ENOG503PEDZ; COG:S): MRVLSLFSLAAAALPLASAIQFTSPAGNSTLSKGNSYKVKWDSVDTDPSTFSIYLVNFVNWPPFYTQLAGGVSTESGEYEVTVPCLVDASWGYQFNAINGTNVYVIHAQTPKFYVGEGSCDEPEEEVPVPVITDSLQQTTCEAYTVTATPEPTCDNSVSTVTATVTATVTVGKDAPAAPATTAPATLQYTPGFQSAVKVYSTVYVDLSEVIDSGECVC, translated from the exons ATGCGcgtcctctccctcttttcGCTCGCCGCTGCGGCCCTCCCCCTGGCCTCGGCCATCCAGTTCACCTCGCCCGCCGGCAACTCGACCTTGAGCAAGGGCAACTCGTACAAGGTCAAGTGGGATTCCGTCGACACGGATCCTTCCACTTTTAGCATTTACCTCGTCAACTTTGTCAACTGGCCCCCCTTTTACACCCAACTCGCCGGCGGTGTTTCTACCGAGTCTGGCGAGTATGAGGTGACCGTTCCCTGCCTTGTTGACGCCTCCTGGGGCTACCAATT CAATGCCATCAACGGCACCAACGTCTATGTCATCCACGCTCAGACCCCCAAGTTCTACGTTGGCGAGGGTTCCTGCGAtgagcccgaggaggaggtcccCGTTCCCGTGATCACCGACTCCCTCCAGCAGACCACCTGCGAGGCCTACACCGTGACCGCCACCCCCGAGCCCACCTGCGATAACTCCGTCTCTACTGTCACTGCCACCGTCACTGCCACTGTCACCGTCGGTAAGGATGCCCCTGCGGcccctgccaccaccgctcctGCCACCCTTCAATACACCCCCGGCTTCCAGTCGGCTGTCAAGGTCTACTCGACCGTTTATGTTGACCTCTCTGAGGTCATTGACTCTGGCGAGTGCGTGTGCTAA